In the Carassius auratus strain Wakin chromosome 50, ASM336829v1, whole genome shotgun sequence genome, one interval contains:
- the LOC113066501 gene encoding C-C chemokine receptor type 8-like — protein sequence MNNSTVNLTSPGTSTNSTNQLIGIMDRVELSVYSIGFLFGFPTHSYIIWLIVTEAGVASEFFNLNLSVCEIINCLNSMVAIISISFSNPTILPMVLQGLVFTGCSLFQCLICVERYLAVVHPVTFLKYKPLRYRVICSTVAWIITLGSCLCCIFIIVSLKIKAYVWFLSQQFLLFFCIQLFCLVSVLRALKQSGPGERAREREEENHTKRRAFYIILITTVSMTIMHVPFTITGFLSIPTQQNLHALWNTGLTFYVLGGFVQPVLYLHRTGKLSFLCYS from the coding sequence ATGAATAACTCTACAGTGAACTTAACCTCACCTGGAACATCTACAAACTCCACAAATCAATTAATTGGAATAATGGACCGTGTTGAACTCAGCGTGTACAGCATCGGTTTTCTGTTTGGTTTTCCTACACACTCCTATATTATATGGCTCATCGTAACAGAAGCAGGAGTTGCATCAGAGTTCTTCAACCTCAATCTTTCTGTTTGTGAGATCATTAATTGTCTCAATAGTATGGTCGCTATAATATCAATTTCCTTTTCAAATCCTACAATACTACCAATGGTTTTACAAGGACTTGTCTTCACTGGTTGTTCActgtttcagtgtctgatctgtgtTGAGCGTTATCTGGCAGTGGTTCATCCTGTAACCTTTCTGAAGTACAAACCTCTCAGATATAGAGTGATCTGCTCCACTGTGGCCTGGATAATCACTCTTGGCTCCTGTTTGTGTTGCATATTCATTATagtatcactaaaaataaaagcatatgtATGGTTCTTGTCCCAGCAATTCCTTCTCTTCTTCTGCATCCAGTTGTTTTGTCTTGTATctgttctcagagctctgaagcagtcaggaccaggagagagagcgagagagagagaagaggaaaatCACACGAAGAGAAGGGCTTTTTATATCATTCTAATAACTACTGTGAGCATGACTATTATGCATGTCCCATTTACTATCACAGGATTTCTGAGCATTCCAACACAACAGAACCTTCATGCGCTTTGGAACACAGGTTTAACTTTTTATGTACTGGGGGGTTTTGTTCAGCCTGTTCTTTATCTGCACCGGACTGGAAAGCTCTCCTTCCTTTGTTACTCATGA